Proteins encoded in a region of the Gulosibacter sediminis genome:
- the ispD gene encoding 2-C-methyl-D-erythritol 4-phosphate cytidylyltransferase, whose translation MHLGVPCTGVVIVAAGSGTRLGFGVPKAFAELAGEPMLAHTVRALDALPGRVAVAIATPPADAERGGIAHELLAALAASMGSERLISAAVVEGGATRYDSVRAAIAQLPDVCDVILVHDAARALTPGELHERVAGAVRATGHGAVPGLPVVDTIKRVDDDEVVLETVDRSPLRAMQTPQGFPADALRRAYERGSVADTDDAATFAAAGGTVKIIPGHEDAFKITTPHDFARVERELARRAGATVELRVGVGTDIHAFDDHSPCWLAGLHFPGEPGLSGHSDGDAASHALVDALLGAAGLGDIGSTFGTDDPRFANAHGEVFLRATRELLEEAGWRIRNATVQVICRRPRFGRRSEEASELLSRVLGAPISVSATTSDGLGFMARTTDGGVFAIATALLENENLR comes from the coding sequence ATGCACCTGGGGGTGCCCTGCACCGGCGTCGTGATTGTGGCGGCGGGCAGCGGTACCCGCCTTGGTTTTGGGGTGCCGAAGGCGTTCGCGGAGCTCGCCGGTGAGCCCATGCTCGCGCATACCGTGCGCGCCCTCGACGCGTTGCCGGGGCGCGTGGCCGTCGCGATCGCGACCCCGCCCGCCGATGCCGAGCGCGGCGGCATCGCCCATGAGCTGCTGGCGGCACTCGCCGCGAGCATGGGGTCCGAACGACTCATCAGCGCCGCCGTCGTCGAGGGCGGCGCGACGCGGTACGACTCGGTGCGGGCCGCGATTGCGCAGCTGCCCGACGTCTGCGACGTCATTCTCGTGCACGACGCCGCGCGTGCGCTTACGCCCGGCGAACTGCACGAGCGCGTCGCCGGCGCGGTGCGCGCCACCGGCCACGGTGCGGTGCCCGGCCTGCCCGTCGTTGACACGATCAAGCGCGTCGACGACGACGAGGTCGTGCTCGAGACGGTCGATCGCTCGCCGCTGCGCGCCATGCAGACCCCGCAGGGATTTCCCGCGGATGCGCTCCGTCGCGCGTACGAGCGGGGGAGCGTCGCCGACACCGACGACGCGGCGACGTTTGCCGCCGCCGGCGGCACGGTCAAGATCATCCCCGGCCACGAGGACGCCTTCAAAATCACGACGCCGCACGACTTCGCGCGGGTCGAGCGAGAGCTTGCCCGCCGAGCCGGCGCCACGGTCGAGCTGCGAGTCGGCGTCGGCACCGACATTCACGCCTTCGACGACCACTCGCCCTGCTGGCTTGCTGGCCTGCACTTCCCGGGGGAGCCGGGCCTCTCGGGCCACAGCGACGGCGACGCTGCGAGCCACGCCCTCGTCGACGCGCTACTCGGCGCCGCCGGACTCGGCGACATCGGCAGCACCTTCGGCACCGACGACCCGCGCTTCGCGAACGCGCACGGCGAGGTCTTTCTGCGCGCGACGCGCGAGTTGCTCGAGGAGGCCGGGTGGCGCATCCGCAATGCCACCGTGCAGGTAATCTGCCGCCGGCCCCGCTTCGGCCGCAGGTCTGAGGAGGCCTCGGAGCTCTTGAGCCGCGTGCTCGGCGCACCGATCTCGGTGAGTGCGACGACGAGCGATGGGCTCGGATTCATGGCCCGCACGACCGATGGCGGCGTGTTCGCGATCGCCACGGCGCTGCTCGAAAACGAGAACCTAAGATAG
- the cysS gene encoding cysteine--tRNA ligase, translated as MTQRLYDTRLQSLVDFAPLRPGEVSLYVCGPTVQSGPHLGHLRSALVYDQIRRWFTHEGYRVTLVRNVTDIDDKTLANATPEEPWWALAYRVEREFGEVYGALRILPPTYEPRATGAIPEMQELITRLIERGHAYAANDGSGDVYFDTASWPAYGELTHQRPADMVEAEDGPERAKRNATDFALWKGRKADEPASAAWASPWGEGRPGWHIECSAMSTKYLGTAFDIHGGGRDLRFPHHENELAQSKAAGDEFARYWLHNGLVSLGGTKMSKSVGNVISATELVRTRRPIVVRYLLGTGHYRSTIEAGDSAYAEAEAAFARVENFLERATRLVGAVDAAVELPEAFEAHLRDDFSVPQALAVIFDAVSEGNNAVSAGDAERVRDSVAAVRGMLGILGLDPLAEEWAEDSQSASLEPVLDKLVGELLEQRTAARAAKDWAAADRIRDGLAAAGITIEDSPQGPHWSVNE; from the coding sequence GTGACTCAGCGCCTTTACGACACTCGACTGCAATCGCTCGTCGACTTCGCCCCGCTCCGCCCGGGCGAGGTATCGCTGTATGTCTGTGGCCCGACGGTGCAGTCGGGGCCGCATCTCGGGCACCTGCGCTCGGCGCTCGTGTACGACCAGATTCGCCGCTGGTTCACGCACGAGGGCTACCGCGTGACGCTCGTGCGCAACGTGACCGACATCGACGACAAGACGCTCGCGAACGCGACGCCCGAGGAGCCGTGGTGGGCGCTGGCGTACCGCGTCGAGCGCGAGTTCGGTGAGGTCTACGGCGCGCTGCGCATCCTGCCACCGACGTACGAGCCGCGCGCGACCGGCGCGATCCCCGAGATGCAGGAGCTCATCACGCGCCTGATCGAGCGGGGCCACGCCTACGCCGCGAACGACGGCTCGGGCGACGTCTACTTCGACACCGCGAGCTGGCCTGCCTATGGTGAGCTCACGCATCAGCGCCCGGCGGACATGGTCGAAGCCGAGGACGGCCCCGAGCGCGCGAAGCGCAACGCGACCGACTTTGCGCTTTGGAAGGGCCGCAAGGCCGACGAGCCCGCCTCGGCCGCCTGGGCCTCGCCCTGGGGTGAGGGGCGCCCCGGCTGGCACATCGAGTGCTCGGCGATGTCGACGAAGTACCTCGGCACCGCGTTCGATATTCACGGTGGCGGCCGCGACCTGCGGTTCCCGCACCACGAGAACGAACTCGCGCAGTCGAAGGCGGCGGGCGACGAGTTTGCGCGGTACTGGCTGCACAACGGACTCGTCTCGCTTGGCGGCACGAAGATGTCGAAGTCGGTCGGGAACGTTATTTCGGCGACCGAGCTCGTGCGCACGCGCCGGCCGATCGTCGTGCGGTACCTGCTCGGCACCGGTCACTACCGCTCGACGATTGAGGCCGGCGACAGCGCCTACGCAGAGGCCGAGGCCGCGTTCGCGCGCGTCGAGAACTTCCTCGAGCGGGCCACGCGGCTCGTCGGTGCGGTCGACGCCGCGGTCGAGCTGCCCGAGGCCTTCGAGGCGCACTTGCGCGACGACTTCTCGGTGCCGCAGGCCCTCGCCGTCATTTTCGACGCCGTGTCGGAGGGCAATAACGCGGTCAGCGCGGGTGACGCCGAGCGCGTGCGGGACTCCGTTGCGGCGGTGCGCGGGATGCTCGGCATCCTCGGCCTCGACCCGCTCGCCGAGGAATGGGCCGAAGACAGCCAGTCGGCCTCGCTCGAACCCGTGCTCGACAAGCTCGTCGGCGAACTGCTCGAACAGCGCACCGCGGCGCGCGCGGCGAAGGACTGGGCCGCTGCCGACCGGATCCGCGACGGCCTCGCCGCGGCCGGCATCACGATTGAAGACAGCCCGCAGGGACCACACTGGAGCGTGAACGAATGA
- the rlmB gene encoding 23S rRNA (guanosine(2251)-2'-O)-methyltransferase RlmB — MTKSQKKGPSKGTGGLGRKALEGKGPTPRAEDRHWAKDRRRKQAAEAKNRQARPQQRQRRASSSAQNDTELVTGRNAAVEALRAEIPATTVYVAQNIEVDDRIKEIIQLAAKRQIPMLEVTRQELDRMVPFDAVHQGVAVKVPPYEYSDPVELAERVISRGDVPLLVALDGITDPRNLGAIIRSVAAFGGHGVIVPQRRAAGMTATAWRTSAGAAARLPVALASNLTNTIKSLKQQGVFVVGLDGDGDVELPGLDLATSPLLVVVGSEGKGLSRLVAEQCDAIVSIPIDAATESLNAGIAASVTCYEISKLRAAAAEAKEALL; from the coding sequence ATGACCAAGTCACAGAAGAAAGGCCCCTCGAAGGGCACCGGCGGCCTCGGCCGCAAGGCACTCGAAGGCAAGGGCCCGACCCCGCGGGCGGAAGACCGTCACTGGGCAAAGGACCGCCGGCGCAAGCAGGCTGCCGAGGCGAAGAACCGTCAGGCGCGCCCGCAGCAGCGGCAGCGCCGCGCGTCGTCGAGCGCGCAGAACGACACTGAGCTGGTGACCGGGCGCAACGCCGCGGTCGAGGCGCTGCGTGCTGAGATTCCCGCCACGACGGTGTACGTCGCGCAGAACATCGAGGTGGATGACCGCATCAAGGAGATCATCCAGCTCGCGGCGAAGCGCCAGATCCCGATGCTCGAGGTGACCCGCCAGGAGCTCGACCGCATGGTGCCGTTCGACGCCGTGCACCAGGGCGTCGCAGTCAAGGTTCCGCCGTACGAGTACTCCGACCCGGTCGAGCTGGCCGAACGAGTGATCTCGCGCGGTGACGTGCCGCTGCTCGTGGCGCTCGACGGCATCACCGACCCCCGCAATCTCGGCGCGATCATCCGCTCGGTGGCCGCGTTCGGCGGCCACGGCGTCATCGTCCCGCAGCGCCGCGCCGCGGGTATGACGGCGACCGCGTGGCGCACCTCGGCGGGTGCCGCCGCGCGCCTGCCCGTCGCGCTCGCGAGCAACCTCACGAACACGATCAAGTCGCTCAAGCAGCAGGGCGTCTTCGTCGTCGGCCTCGACGGCGACGGCGACGTCGAACTGCCCGGACTCGACCTCGCGACCTCGCCGCTGCTCGTCGTTGTCGGCTCGGAGGGCAAGGGCCTGTCGCGTCTCGTCGCCGAGCAGTGCGACGCGATCGTGTCGATTCCGATCGATGCCGCGACCGAGTCGCTCAATGCGGGCATCGCCGCATCCGTCACCTGCTACGAGATTTCGAAGCTGCGTGCGGCGGCCGCCGAGGCGAAGGAAGCCCTGCTCTAG
- a CDS encoding ABC transporter ATP-binding protein, translated as MAAVTFASVSRRFPGATRNAVDDLSIEIADGEFLVLVGPSGCGKTTTLRMLAGLDPVDDGRILIGDDEVTNVAPKDRDIAMVFQNYALYPHLTVEQNMGFGLKTRGVSKAERNEKVREAAKLLDLEPLLHRRPSELSGGQRQRVAMGRAIVREPQVFLMDEPLSNLDAKLRVQTRAQIASLQRRLGTTTVYVTHDQTEAMTMGTRIAVLNEGKLQQLGTPQELYDRPVNEFVASFIGTPAMNLWTENGERVGVRAEDLRLTNEGGIPARVTLVEELGSDGYLFCSGEIAGDEVQLVARVDGRDHPQIGDEVRLEANRQRLHRFRLDDGTRLN; from the coding sequence ATGGCCGCAGTTACCTTCGCGAGTGTCTCGCGCCGCTTCCCCGGCGCCACCCGAAACGCCGTTGACGATCTCAGCATCGAGATTGCCGACGGCGAGTTCTTGGTACTGGTGGGCCCCTCGGGCTGCGGTAAGACCACGACGCTCCGGATGCTCGCGGGCCTCGACCCGGTCGATGACGGCCGCATCCTCATCGGCGACGATGAGGTGACGAACGTCGCGCCGAAGGATCGCGATATCGCGATGGTGTTCCAGAATTACGCGCTCTACCCCCACCTCACGGTCGAGCAGAATATGGGCTTCGGCCTCAAGACGCGCGGCGTCTCGAAGGCCGAGCGCAACGAGAAGGTACGCGAGGCGGCGAAGCTGCTCGACCTCGAGCCGCTGCTGCACCGCCGGCCCTCGGAACTCTCGGGCGGCCAGCGCCAGCGCGTGGCCATGGGTCGCGCCATCGTGCGCGAGCCCCAGGTCTTCCTCATGGACGAACCGCTGTCGAACCTCGACGCGAAGCTGCGCGTACAGACGCGCGCGCAGATCGCCTCGCTGCAGCGCCGGCTCGGCACCACGACGGTCTACGTGACGCACGATCAGACCGAGGCGATGACCATGGGCACGCGCATCGCGGTACTCAATGAGGGCAAGCTGCAGCAGCTCGGCACGCCGCAGGAGCTCTACGACCGCCCCGTGAACGAGTTCGTCGCGAGCTTCATCGGCACGCCGGCGATGAACCTCTGGACCGAGAACGGCGAACGCGTCGGTGTCCGTGCCGAAGACCTCCGCCTCACAAACGAGGGCGGCATTCCGGCGCGCGTCACCCTCGTCGAAGAGCTCGGCTCCGACGGCTACCTGTTCTGCTCCGGCGAGATCGCGGGCGACGAGGTCCAGCTCGTCGCGCGCGTCGACGGCCGCGATCACCCGCAGATCGGTGACGAGGTGCGCCTCGAGGCGAACCGGCAGCGACTGCACCGGTTCCGCCTCGACGACGGCACTCGCCTGAACTAG
- a CDS encoding SDR family NAD(P)-dependent oxidoreductase, translating to MSFAGRVALVTGAGSGIGEAIAKELAAQGVKVVVSDINEDGANRVVDEIAGAGGTAVAFVANTAVKEDSEKSVAFAIETYGKLNYAVNNAGIGGANAPAGQVDLDDWDRVIDINLNGVLYGMRYQIPAMLEAGAAESAIVNMASIHGTVAALGNGAYTAAKHGVVGLTKNAAAEYGAQGLRINSVGPAYINTPLLKQMPDEMYNALAAKHPLGRLGEPEEVAKVVRFLLSEDASFVTGGYYLIDGGYTAV from the coding sequence ATGTCATTTGCAGGTCGCGTCGCACTGGTCACTGGAGCCGGTTCGGGCATCGGTGAAGCCATCGCGAAGGAACTCGCCGCACAGGGCGTCAAGGTCGTCGTGTCGGACATTAACGAGGATGGCGCCAACCGCGTCGTCGACGAGATCGCCGGCGCCGGCGGAACCGCGGTCGCCTTCGTCGCGAACACGGCGGTGAAGGAAGACAGCGAGAAGTCGGTCGCGTTCGCGATCGAGACCTACGGCAAGCTCAACTACGCCGTGAACAACGCCGGCATCGGCGGCGCGAACGCCCCCGCCGGGCAGGTCGACCTTGACGACTGGGACCGCGTCATCGACATTAACCTCAACGGCGTGCTCTACGGCATGCGCTACCAGATTCCCGCCATGCTCGAAGCCGGTGCTGCCGAGAGCGCGATCGTCAACATGGCCTCGATTCACGGCACCGTCGCGGCGCTCGGCAATGGCGCGTACACAGCGGCAAAGCACGGGGTCGTCGGCCTCACGAAGAACGCCGCCGCCGAGTACGGCGCCCAGGGCCTGCGCATCAACTCGGTCGGCCCGGCCTACATCAACACGCCCCTGCTCAAGCAGATGCCCGACGAGATGTACAACGCGCTCGCCGCGAAGCACCCGCTGGGTCGCCTCGGCGAGCCCGAGGAGGTCGCCAAGGTGGTGCGCTTCTTGCTCAGCGAGGACGCCTCGTTCGTCACCGGCGGCTACTACCTCATCGACGGCGGTTACACGGCCGTCTAG
- a CDS encoding YceI family protein — protein MAIDPQLAGTWQIDNAHSRVGFSTRHAMVSRVRGAFNNVQGQANINAENLAESNVQVTIEAASIDTRQPERDDHLRSPDFLNVGEFPQITFVSSSIDEIGDNQFIVTGDLTIRGITRQTSIPLELMGVEHDPMGATRAGLEGSRRIDRREWDVRWNTPLDSGGVLVSDKITLEFELALVKQ, from the coding sequence ATGGCAATTGATCCGCAGCTTGCCGGAACTTGGCAGATTGACAACGCGCACTCGCGCGTGGGGTTCTCGACGCGCCACGCCATGGTGTCGCGCGTTCGCGGTGCGTTCAACAACGTGCAGGGTCAGGCCAACATCAACGCTGAGAACCTGGCCGAGTCGAACGTGCAGGTCACGATCGAGGCCGCGAGCATTGACACTCGCCAGCCGGAGCGCGACGACCACCTGCGCAGCCCCGACTTTCTCAACGTCGGCGAGTTCCCGCAGATCACGTTCGTTTCGAGCTCGATTGACGAGATTGGTGACAACCAATTCATCGTGACCGGAGACCTGACCATTCGGGGGATTACCCGTCAAACGTCGATCCCGCTCGAGCTGATGGGTGTTGAGCACGACCCGATGGGCGCAACGCGTGCTGGCCTCGAAGGCTCGCGACGCATTGACCGCCGCGAGTGGGATGTTCGCTGGAACACCCCGCTCGATTCGGGCGGGGTGCTGGTCAGCGACAAGATCACGCTCGAGTTCGAACTCGCCCTAGTTAAGCAGTAG
- the msrB gene encoding peptide-methionine (R)-S-oxide reductase MsrB → MSYEVERTDAQWREVLNPQEFQVLRQAGTERAFTGALLNEERPGTYTCRACGNELFNATTKFDAGCGWPSFWEPLREGAVEYLEDNTLGMRRVEVRCAKCGSHLGHVFPDGYGTPTGDRFCMNSVSLEFVPATA, encoded by the coding sequence ATGTCGTACGAAGTTGAACGCACTGATGCGCAGTGGCGCGAGGTGCTCAACCCCCAGGAATTCCAGGTGCTGCGACAGGCCGGCACCGAGCGGGCATTTACCGGCGCGCTGCTCAACGAAGAACGCCCGGGGACCTACACGTGTCGCGCCTGCGGCAACGAGCTCTTTAACGCGACGACGAAGTTCGACGCGGGGTGCGGCTGGCCCAGCTTCTGGGAGCCGCTGCGTGAGGGCGCCGTGGAGTACCTCGAAGACAACACGCTCGGCATGCGCCGCGTCGAGGTTCGCTGCGCGAAGTGCGGTTCGCACCTCGGGCACGTGTTCCCCGACGGCTACGGCACCCCGACCGGCGACCGGTTCTGCATGAACTCGGTCAGCCTGGAGTTCGTGCCCGCTACTGCTTAA
- a CDS encoding DUF3263 domain-containing protein encodes MPEAAGALRHSSPPPLHDEDRALLEFEAEHPRHGRAKEDAIRAQFGYSAARYYQILGTLIESPSALVAYPMLVHRLRRMREARRAHRFGTVDGRN; translated from the coding sequence ATGCCCGAAGCCGCAGGCGCCCTGCGCCACTCGAGCCCGCCGCCGCTCCACGACGAAGACCGAGCCTTGCTCGAATTCGAAGCGGAGCATCCTCGCCACGGACGCGCGAAAGAGGATGCGATTCGCGCCCAGTTCGGCTATTCCGCTGCTCGGTATTATCAGATTCTCGGTACGCTCATTGAGTCGCCCTCGGCGCTCGTCGCGTATCCGATGCTTGTGCACCGGCTTCGGCGGATGCGCGAGGCACGTCGAGCGCACCGCTTCGGTACGGTCGACGGCCGCAACTAG
- a CDS encoding LytR C-terminal domain-containing protein: protein MKYPKDRFDDFPRTLKRRGAHRAPRTWASKFMSWIVAIVAFVLLVGIGVGVMWAIDNQVQFTADMGGQEETTSPTESSSAGPTPTPTETGPSATVDASLSVTVLNGIGTPGLATAGSEAMTSGGWTVGTVADADSFDYQTTSIVVASEDQRGAALGAQETLGFGEISVDPNIAAEGTLVVILGSDAGDALL from the coding sequence GTGAAGTACCCCAAGGATCGCTTCGACGACTTCCCCCGCACGCTCAAGCGCCGCGGGGCGCACCGCGCGCCGCGAACCTGGGCGTCGAAGTTCATGTCGTGGATTGTGGCGATCGTCGCGTTCGTGCTGCTCGTCGGCATCGGCGTCGGCGTGATGTGGGCGATCGACAACCAGGTGCAGTTCACCGCCGACATGGGCGGGCAGGAAGAGACGACGTCACCGACCGAGTCGAGCAGCGCTGGGCCGACCCCCACGCCGACCGAGACCGGCCCAAGCGCGACGGTGGATGCTTCGCTCAGCGTCACGGTGCTCAACGGCATTGGCACGCCCGGCCTCGCGACCGCGGGCTCGGAGGCCATGACGAGCGGCGGTTGGACCGTCGGCACGGTCGCCGACGCCGACAGCTTCGACTACCAGACCACGAGCATTGTCGTCGCGAGCGAAGACCAGCGCGGCGCGGCCCTCGGTGCGCAGGAGACGCTCGGCTTCGGCGAGATCTCGGTCGACCCGAACATCGCCGCCGAGGGCACGCTCGTCGTGATCCTTGGCTCGGATGCGGGTGACGCGCTGCTCTAG
- a CDS encoding cold-shock protein, translating to MATGIVKWFDAEKGFGFITVDGDTTPAQEVFVHYRSIDMTGFRTLQENQAVEFEVTQGEKGPQAEHVRSL from the coding sequence ATGGCTACAGGCATCGTGAAGTGGTTCGACGCGGAAAAGGGCTTCGGTTTTATCACCGTCGACGGTGACACCACCCCCGCGCAGGAAGTATTCGTGCACTACCGCTCGATCGATATGACTGGTTTCCGCACGCTGCAGGAGAACCAGGCGGTCGAGTTTGAGGTGACGCAGGGCGAGAAGGGGCCGCAGGCCGAGCACGTGCGCTCGCTGTAG
- the groL gene encoding chaperonin GroEL (60 kDa chaperone family; promotes refolding of misfolded polypeptides especially under stressful conditions; forms two stacked rings of heptamers to form a barrel-shaped 14mer; ends can be capped by GroES; misfolded proteins enter the barrel where they are refolded when GroES binds) produces MSKMIAFDEEARRGLERGLNTLADTVKVTLGPRGRNVVLEKKWGAPTITNDGVSIAKEIELEDPYEKIGAELVKEVAKKTDDVAGDGTTTATVLAQALVKEGLRNVAAGADPISVKRGIDKAVEAVTKHLLDSAVEVSSKGHIAATASISAADPHIGQLIAEAIDKVGREGVVTVEESNTFETTLELTEGMRFDKGYLSQYFVTDTDRQEAVFEDPYILIVNSKISNVKDLLPVVDKVMQAGKQLLIIAEDVEGEALATLVLNKIRGIFKSVAVKAPGFGDRRKAMLQDIAILTGGQVISEEVGLKLENTNLDMLGRARKVIISKDETTIVEGAGEAAQIEGRVAQIKQEIQNTDSDYDREKLQERLAKLAGGVAVIKSGAATEVELKERKHRIEDAVRNAKAAVEEGIVAGGGVALTQSGAAIDGLELSADEATGAAIVKSSLDAALKQIALNAGLEPGVVAEKVRGLETGHGLNAATGEYVDMIAEGILDPVKVTRSALQNAASIAGLFLTTEAVVADKPQPAGAAPAGDPTGGMDF; encoded by the coding sequence ATGTCGAAGATGATCGCCTTTGATGAAGAGGCTCGTCGCGGTCTCGAGCGTGGCCTGAACACGCTCGCTGACACCGTCAAGGTGACCCTCGGCCCGCGCGGCCGCAACGTTGTGCTCGAGAAGAAGTGGGGCGCCCCCACCATCACGAACGATGGAGTCTCGATCGCAAAGGAAATCGAGCTTGAGGACCCGTACGAGAAGATCGGTGCGGAGCTCGTCAAGGAGGTCGCGAAGAAGACTGATGACGTCGCCGGTGACGGTACGACCACCGCGACCGTGCTCGCTCAGGCCCTCGTGAAGGAAGGCCTGCGCAACGTTGCTGCCGGCGCCGACCCCATCTCGGTCAAGCGCGGCATCGACAAGGCCGTTGAGGCCGTCACGAAGCACCTGCTCGACTCGGCCGTCGAGGTCTCGAGCAAGGGCCACATCGCCGCAACCGCGTCGATCTCGGCCGCTGACCCGCACATCGGTCAGCTCATCGCCGAGGCGATCGACAAGGTCGGCCGCGAGGGCGTCGTGACCGTCGAAGAGTCGAACACCTTCGAGACCACCCTTGAGCTCACCGAGGGTATGCGCTTCGACAAGGGCTACCTGTCGCAGTACTTCGTCACCGACACCGACCGCCAGGAAGCGGTGTTCGAGGACCCCTACATCCTCATCGTCAACAGCAAGATCTCGAACGTGAAGGACCTCCTTCCCGTCGTTGACAAGGTGATGCAGGCTGGCAAGCAGCTGCTCATCATCGCCGAGGACGTCGAGGGCGAAGCCCTTGCCACCCTCGTGCTCAACAAGATCCGTGGCATCTTCAAGTCGGTCGCCGTCAAGGCTCCCGGCTTCGGCGACCGCCGCAAGGCCATGCTGCAGGACATCGCGATCCTCACCGGCGGCCAGGTCATCTCGGAAGAGGTCGGCCTCAAGCTCGAGAACACGAACCTCGACATGCTCGGCCGCGCACGCAAAGTCATCATCTCGAAGGACGAGACCACGATCGTCGAGGGCGCCGGCGAGGCCGCGCAGATCGAGGGTCGCGTCGCGCAGATCAAGCAGGAGATCCAGAACACCGACTCCGACTACGACCGCGAGAAGCTCCAGGAGCGCCTCGCCAAGCTCGCCGGCGGCGTTGCCGTCATCAAGTCGGGCGCGGCCACCGAGGTTGAGCTCAAGGAGCGCAAGCACCGCATTGAGGACGCCGTCCGCAACGCGAAGGCTGCCGTCGAGGAGGGCATCGTCGCCGGTGGTGGCGTTGCGCTCACCCAGTCGGGCGCCGCGATCGACGGCCTCGAGCTGTCGGCCGACGAGGCAACCGGTGCTGCGATCGTGAAGTCGAGCCTCGACGCCGCGCTCAAGCAGATCGCCCTCAACGCTGGCCTCGAGCCGGGCGTGGTGGCAGAGAAGGTCCGCGGCCTCGAGACCGGTCACGGCCTCAACGCTGCGACCGGCGAGTACGTCGACATGATCGCCGAGGGCATCCTCGACCCGGTCAAGGTGACCCGCTCGGCGCTGCAGAACGCCGCATCGATCGCCGGCCTGTTCCTCACCACCGAGGCCGTTGTCGCCGACAAGCCGCAGCCGGCTGGCGCCGCTCCTGCCGGTGACCCCACGGGTGGCATGGACTTCTAG
- a CDS encoding WXG100 family type VII secretion target: MAKFTVDSEIIQSAVSTVQIDIESVRTAATQLTTHLTSLQGSWQGQAQAQFQGIVDQWKSTQGQVETSIEQINQALSSAGVHYGNTENDVIRLFTV, translated from the coding sequence ATGGCCAAGTTCACCGTTGACAGCGAAATTATTCAGAGCGCGGTCTCGACGGTGCAGATCGACATCGAGTCGGTCCGCACCGCAGCCACTCAGCTCACCACGCATCTCACGAGCCTCCAGGGCTCATGGCAGGGTCAGGCACAGGCCCAGTTCCAGGGCATCGTCGACCAGTGGAAGTCGACCCAGGGACAGGTCGAGACCTCGATCGAGCAGATCAACCAGGCGCTCTCCTCGGCGGGCGTGCACTACGGCAACACCGAGAACGACGTCATCCGCCTGTTCACCGTCTAA